A single region of the Myripristis murdjan chromosome 3, fMyrMur1.1, whole genome shotgun sequence genome encodes:
- the LOC115380615 gene encoding WD repeat-containing protein 88-like — GEEETGAWEHQAQVPVKVLRAHSSGLTSVHFCFQDSHVLSSSADSTSILWDIERCVPLRIFEGGHAAAISECAVIPNSNKMVTVSWDKKMVAWDMETGQTLWTSKLSGLLTSCSASSDGRLVVCAEDLQNGVYISDAASGQTLHRLTNHHGSTITRCRFDPQSQRIATVSADRTIKLWDLVAKKTTLSINSNHSNVISNCCFTNNGHFLCTASWDKTLQLWDLQTGTFRSQGGIRLEKGHEGSVSSCAFSTDANLLVSSSYDRTVTVWDMSALCDAYSLKGHLDWVTDVSISADKKRVASASKDGTARLWNTENLEEIPEVLEKRRSWGMGIHIVKCEECGNPLSLPRPETAELLTKCVWCRLKSPTR, encoded by the exons GTCCCAGTGAAGGTGCTGAGGGCTCACAGCAGCGGCCTCACCTCTGTGCACTTCTGCTTCCAGGACAGCCACGTCCTCAGCAGCTCGGCTGACTCCACCTCCATTCTCTGG GACATCGAGCGCTGCGTTCCACTCAGGATATTTGAAGGAGGTCATGCTGCCGCCATCAGTGAATGTGCTGTGATTCCCAACAGCAACAA gatggTTACAGTCTCCTGGGATAAGAAGATGGTTGCCTGGGACATGGAGACAGGACAGACCTTG tggacATCCAAACTGAGTGGCCTGCTGACCTCCTGTAGCGCGTCATCTGACGGCCGTTTGGTAGTTTGTGCTGAAGATCTGCAGAATGGCGTCTACATCAGTGATGCAGCAAGCGGCCAGACACTCCATCGCCTCACCA ATCATCACGGGTCCACTATCACGCGGTGCAGGTTTGATCCTCAGAGCCAGCGTATAGCCACAGTGTCTGCAGACAGGACCATCAAACTGTGGGACCTGGtggccaaaaaaacaaccctttcCATCAACAG taaccatagcaatgTCATCTCCAACTGCTGCTTCACCAACAATGGACACTTCCTATGCACAGCATCATGGGATAAAACCCTACAGCTCTGGGATCTGCAGACAGGGACGTTTCGCTCCCAGGGGGGCATTAGGCTCGAGAAAGGCCATGAAGGAAGTGTCAGCTCCTGTGCCTTCTCCACTGATG CAAATCTCTTGGTGTCCAGCTCCTACGACAGGACTGTAACAGTCTGGGATATGTCCGCCCTCTGTGACGCTTACAGCCTGAAG GGCCACCTTGATTGGGTGACTGATGTGTCAATCAGCGCTGACAAGAAGCGGGTTGCCTCTGCCTCCAAG GATGGCACTGCCAGGTTATGGAACACAGAGAACTTGGAGGAAATCCCTGAGGTGCTTGAGAAGAGGAGAAGCTGGGGAATGGGAATTCACATTGTCAAG TGTGAAGAGTGTGGAAACCCATTGTCCCTGCCCAGGCCGGagactgcagagctgctgaccaAGTGTGTTTGGTGTCGACTGAAATCACCGACCAGATAG